The window AACGGAATCCACGAGGCTCGGCAATCCGCCACTTCCGTGGACCAAGCATGATACCATGTGGATGCTTGGGCTCTTCGGAACGGCTATTGGCGCAGGCACGCTCTTTCTTCCCATCAACGCCGGTATCGGCGGTTTCTGGCCGCTGGCGGTGATGGCGGTCATCGCCTTCCCGATGACCTATCTCGCCCACCGGGGCCTCTGCCGCTTCATCCTGTCCTCATCAAAGCCCGGCAGCGACATCACCGAAGTGGTGGCCGAGCATTTCGGCACCACCGCCGGCAAGTTCATCACCCTGCTGTACTTCTTCACCATCCTGCCGATCCTGCTGATCTACGGCGTCGGCCTGACCAACACGGTCGAAAGCCTGATGGTGAATCAGCTGGGCATGGTGCCGCCGCCGCGCATCCTGCTGTCTCTGGGCCTGATCCTCGGCCTGATGGGCGTGATCAAGCTGGGCGAGCAGATGGTCGTGCGGGTCATGGGCTGGCTGGTCTATCCCTTCGTCTTCGTCCTGCTGGGCATCGGCCTGTATCTCGCCCCCGACTGGAACGGCGCGATCCTCGAGCAGACCCCGACCGTCGGCCAGTTCAGCCTGACCCTGTGGCTCAGCATCCCGGCCCTGGTGTTCTCCTTCAACCACTCCCCCGCCATCTCCCGCTTCGTCGTCGCCCAGCAGAACCAGTATGGTGAGGATGCCGAGGCCCAGACCACCCGCATCGAAAAGTACGCGGTCGTCATGATGGTCCTGGTTGTCATGTTCTTCGTGTTCAGCTGCGTCTTCGCCCTGAGCCCGCAGGACCTGGCCGAAGCGAAGGCCCAGAACATCTCGATCCTGTCCTACCTCGGCAACAAGTTCGACAACCCGCTGATGGCCGTCCTGACGCCGCTCGTGGCCTTCGTGGCGATCACCAAGTCCTTCTTCGGCCACTATCTCGGCGCCCGTGAAGGTCTGAACGGTCTGATCTCCCAGCAGCTGCGCAGCCAGGGCAAGTCGGTCAACGAAAAGGCAATCAACCGCTTCAGCGCCCTGTTCATGGTCGCCGCCGTCTGGATCGCCGCCACCCTGAACCCCAGCATCCTGGGCATGATCGAAACCCTCTGCGGTCCCATCATCGCCGCCCTGCTCTTCATCATGCCGATGTACGCGATCCGTAAGGTGCCTGCCATGCGCAAGTACGCCGGTCAGCCGGGCAACGTGGTGGTGCTCTTCATCGGCAGCGTGGCGATGTCCGCCATCCTCTACTCCCTGCTCAGCCTCTGACGATCCCTCTCTCCCCTGCCCACCGTTTCCGCTCAAGGCGGCCCCGTCCACCGCGACGGGTGCCGCCTGAAGCGGCGAAGACGTGAAGAACCGGCCTGGCATCTCTCCTGAGGTTCCCGGGGCCGTCCACAGGAAGGAAGCAAGCCATGATCAGCATGTTCGATCTCTACAAGGTCGGTATCGGCCCCTCCAGCTCGCACACGGTGGGACCGATGAGGGCCGCCAAGCAGTTCGTGGACGCCCTTCGGTCCTGCGGCGGTTTCGAGGCCACCACCCGCGTCGCGGTGGACATCTACGGTTCGCTGGCGCTGACCGGCAAAGGCCACCACACCGACGTCGCCCTCATGCTGGGCCTCGCCGGGAACCTGCCGGACACCGTCGCCATCGACACGATCCCCGCCTTCCTCCAGCATGTGCGCAACTCGCACACCCTGCCGCTGGGCCAGGAGGGCAAGCCGATCGACTTCCCGCCGACGGCCATCACCTTCCACCGGTCAAACCTGCCCCGGCACGAGAACGGCATGACGATCCAGGCCTTCGACGGCGACCGGCTGCTTCTGGGCAAGATCTATTATTCGATCGGCGGCGGCTTCGTCGTAGAGGACGAGAATTTCGGCAAGCAGAGCACCGACGAGGTGGAGGTTCCCTATCCCTACGCCTCGGCCGCCGAACTGCTGGACCACTGCCGGAAGACCGGCCTGTCATTCTCCGGCCTGGTCCTCCAGAACGAGCTGAGCCTGCACAGCAACCAGGAGATCCGCGACTATTTCACCAACATCTGGCAGACGATGCGCGACTGCATGGAACGCGGCATGACGACCGAAGGCGTGCTGCCCGGTCCGATGCGGGTTCCGCGCCGGGCCGCCGCCCTGCGCCGCCAGCTGGCCTCGTCGGAAGCTCTGTCGCGCGACCCGATGAACGTGGTCGATTGGGTCAACATGTTCGCCTTCGCGGTGAATGAGGAGAATGCGGCGGGCGGCCGCGTCGTCACCGCGCCGACCAACGGGGCCTGCGGCATCGTCCCGGCGGTGCTCGCCTACTACCACAACTTCATCAAGCCGGTGGACGAGGACGCCTGCATCCGCTTCTTCCTGGCCTCCGCCGCCATCGGCGCGCTTTACAAGCAGAACGCCTCCATCTCGGGTGCCGAGGTCGGCTGCCAGGGCGAGGTCGGCGTCGCCTGCTCGATGGCCGCCGGCGGTCTTGCCGACCTGATGGGCGGCAGCCCCGAACAGGTGTGCATCGCCGCCGAGATCGCGATGGAGCACAACCTCGGCCTGACCTGCGACCCGGTCGGCGGGCAGGTGCAGATCCCCTGCATCGAGCGCAACGCCATGGGCGCCATGAAGGCGATCAACGCGACCCGCATGGCCCTGCACCGGACCAGCGAGCCGCTGGTGTCGCTCGACAAGGTCATCGAGACGATGTTCGAGACCGGCAAGGACATGGACCCGAAATACCGGGAAACCTCCTGCGGCGGTCTGGCGCTCAAGGTGGTCGCGCAGCCCTCACAGCAGACCCAGGAGGCCGAAAGCATCAACTGGGCGGCCTGACGCCGCCCGCCCGCCTCCCGAATTGGCCTTACAACACAGGGCGCCCGTGTCACCCGACACGGGCGCCCTGTTGCGCATCACGCGCAGCCCAGCCCCGTGAAAACGGCAATCAAACTTGACGTTGTCCGCAATCCCTTCGTACACGTTGTATTACAAGACCGTGAGGGGGAAGAAATGTCGGGTAAAGGGAAAATTTTTCTCAAGCATGTGCTAATTCTCGGCGCCTGCATGATCTTGCCGATGCAGGCCGGCGCGGACTCTCCGTCCGCCGATACGCTCGCGGCGAAGCACTCTTCTGCGAATTACAAGGAATTCGTCGAGTTTCTGGCGCTTCCCAACGACGCTGTTGTTCCCGCCGACATTCAGAAGAACGTCGCATGGCTGGAGCAGGCGTTCCAGAAGCGGGGCTTCCAGACGCGGCAGCTGCCGAACGACGGCAAGCCGATGCTGTATGCGGAACTGCCCGGCGCCGATCCCGCCAAGAAGACCATCCTGTTCTACGCGCATCTGGACGGCCAGTCCGTCACTCCGCAGCAGTGGAAGCAGAAAAGCCCCTGGGACGCGGCGCTGAAGCAGAAGACCGACAAGGGCGAGTGGGAAACGATCCCGCTGGAGAAGCTCTACGGCGAGCAGGTCGACCCGGATTGGCGGCTGTTCGCGCGGTCGTCGTCTGACGACAAGGGGCCGATCATGATGCTGCTGACGGCCATCGACGCCCTGAAGGAGACGGGCAAGTCGCCCAGCGTCAACGTCAAGGTCATCCTGGATTCCGAAGAGGAGAAGGGATCGCCGACGCTGGGCGAGGTCATCCGGCAGAATTCCGACCTGCTCAAGAGCGATGCGCTGCTGGTGCTGGACGGCCCCATGCACCAGAGCAACAGGCCGACGCTGGTCTTCGGCAACCGGGGCATCGCCCAGGCGACCCTGACCGTCTTCGGTGCCAAGCAGGGCCTGCACAGCGGCCATTTCGGCAACTACGCCGCCAACCCGGCGATGCGGCTGGCGCAGCTGCTGGCGTCCATGAAGGACGAGACCGGGCGCGTGACCATTCCCGGCTACTATGAGTCCGTGAAGATCGACGCCGCGGCGGAGAAGATCATGGCCGCCGTTCCCGACGACGAGACCGCGCTGCGCAAGCGCCTGGGCATCGCCGAAGCCGAGAAGGTCGGCAAGAACTACCAGGAGGCGCTGCAGTACCCGTCGCTCAACATCCGCGGCATGGCAGCCGCCGACGTGGGCGCCAAGGCCCGCACGATCATCCCGGAAGCCGCCGTGGCCGAACTTGACCTGCGCACGGTTCCGGAAACCCCGCCGGAACAGCTGATCGGCATGCTGAAGAAGCACATCGAGGCGCAGGGCTATCATCTGGTCCAGGGCACCCCGACGGACGAGGAGCGGGCGAAATACGACAAGCTCGCCTCCCTGGATTCGGAAAAGGTTTCCGCCTCCAGCTCGGCGGCGCGCACCGACATGCAATCCCCGGTCGGCGAGTGGCTGTACCGCTCCTACAAGGCGACCTACGGCGAGGAGCCGGTGCGCATCCGCATGATGGGCGGCACGGTGCCCACCGGTGCGGCGGTCGAGGCGCTGAAGGTGCCCTTCGTGATCGTCCCGCTGGTGAATGCCGACAACAACCAGCACAGCTTCGACGAAAACCTGCGCATCGGCAATTTCGTGTCGGGCGTGAAGGGGCTGATCGGACTGCTTCAACAGCCGTTCTGAGGCCGGCGCCCGTTCCAGTGAAGGCGGGCGGGTGTGGGGTTCAGGTAGCGCCCATCACCAGCCCGCCATCCACCGTCAGCGTCTGTCCAGTCATGAAGCGGCTCCAGTCGGAGGCGAGGAACAGCACCGGCCCGGCGACATCCTCCGGCGTCGCGATGCGGCCGAGCGGCGTCAGGGCGGTGATGCGGTCCTTGACCGGTTCCGGGGTCGACCGGCTGGCATCAGTGGGATAGACCAGCCCCGGCGCCACGCAGTTGACGCGGATGCCGAACGGCCCCAGCTCCGCCGCCAGGGTGCGGCTGAAGCCGATCAGCGCCGCCTTGGCTGTGGTGTAGTCGTGATAGGGCACGGTCGGCCGCGCCACGAGGTCGGTCGCCATGTTGACGATGCTGCCCCCGCCCCGGCGCCGCAGCGCGGGCAGCACCGCCCGGCAGACGGCATGGGTGCTTTTCAGCGCCCCGTCGATCTGGGTCTGGTAGTCGTCCCACTCCGTTTCCCAGAACAGCCGCCGCCGGTCGGGATCGAAGACATAGGGCGCGAAGGCGTTGTTGACGACGACGTCCAGCCCGCCGAACTCCGCCACCGCCGTCTCCACCATCCCGGCGACCGCCGCCGCGTCGGTCACGTCGGCGCGCAGCGGCAGCCCGTCGCCGCCCAGCGCCCGGCATTCCGCCGCCACCGCTTCCGCCGCCGCCTTGTTGCGCAGGTAGTTGACCGCCACCATGGCCCCTTCCGCGGCGAAGGCGCGGGCGATGGCGGCGCCGATGCCGCGCCCGGCGCCGGTGACGAGGATGGCCTTGCCCTGGAAATCCATGACGGTCCCGTTACTGCTTGGGTGGGATCAGGTCGGTGCGCACCACCGCGCCCATGTCGAGCGGGCGGGCGATCAGCCCCAGCTGGTGGAAGGTGTCGGCGCCCTTCTGCATCACGCCGGGATCGAAGGCGCCCAGCCCCTCGCGCTCCGTCGTCTCCGAGACGCTGGAGGCGTTGCGCAGCTTGATGATGCCCAGGTTGACCGCCTCGTCCGACCCGTTGATGGCGCGGGTGACGGCGATGCGGGCCGCCTCCTCCGGGTTGGCGATCATCCAGGCGGCGCTGTCGCGATAGGCGGCGAGGAAGCGGGCGAGCAGCGGCTTCTTGTTGCGGTAGGTCTCCTCCGTCACCACGAAGATGTCGCTCGGCAGGTTCAGGCTGTCGCGCACCTCGATCACAGTCACCTCGGGCAGCCCCTTCAGCCGCGCGACGTAGAGGCCGGTGTCGGTCGCCGCCGTGGCGTCCACCTGCCCCTGGATCACCGGGGCGAAGTTCAGCAGGCCGGTCACCTCGATGGTCACGTCCTTCTCGCTCAAGCCGACCTGATGCAGCAGCACGGCCAGATTCTGCCGGGTGCCGCTCGACAGGCTGTACACGCCGACGCGCTTGCCCTTCAGGTCGGCCGGCCTGGTGATGCCGCTGGCCTTGGGCGACACCACGTTGAAGACATTCTGCGGATAGATGTTGTAGATGGCGACCAGCTTCTCGCCCTTGTCCAGCGCCAGATAGAGGGCGGCGGGATCGGTGAAGGCGATGTCGGCCTTGCCGGTCAGCATGGTCTGGATCGCCGACCCGCCGCCGGTGCCGGGCACATAGTCCAGCGCGATGCCCTTGGCCTTGAAAAAGCCCTTGTCGGGTTCGGCCAGCAGATTGGTAATCTCGCTGATCGGCTGGCTCCAGCCCGCCACCGTCACCTTGTCCAATGCCTGGGCAAGCGCGCCCGACAGGCCGCCCAGCAGCAGCGCCCCGACAAGGGCGGACATCCCCGCCGCCCGAGAAAACAGCCCCATTCCCCGCCCCATTCCCGGTTATCCTTTCGCCTGTCGAGACAGCAGCCACCGCTCGAACAGCAGCGTGGCCTGATACACCAGCATGCCCAGCGCGGTGATGACCGCGAACAGGGCGAACATCAGCGGCGTGTCCATCATCCCCTGCGCGGCGATGATCGAGGCGCCCAGCCCCTGGCGCCCGCCGATGAACTCCCCCACCACGGCGCCGACCAGCGCCAGCACCACCGCCACCCGCAGCCCGGCGAGGATCACCGGCAGGCCGGACGGAATCTTCAGCCGCGTCAGGGTGCGCCAGCGCCCGGCGCGCAGCATGCGGAACAGCTCCCGCTTGGCCGGATCGACACGGTCGAGGCCCGTCAGCGTGTTCTCCAGCAGCGGGAAGAAGCAGATCAGCGCCGTGATGGCGACGGTGGAGGTCATGCCGAAGCCGAACCACAGGATGAACAGCGGCGCCAGCGCCAGTTTCGGCACCACCTGGCTGGCGATGACATAGGGATAGAGCAGGCGGCGCAGCCCCGCGACCTCCGCCAGCGCCACCCCGGCGGCGAACCCGACGAGGCAGCCGATGCCGAGCCCCAGCGCCATCTCCGCCGCCGTCACCGCCAGATGCGGCAGCAGCCGTCCGCTCGCCAGACCGCTCCACAGCGCCGCGCCCACGGCGGAGGGCGGCGGCAGCACCAGCGCCGGAATCCCCGACCAGCGGCAATAGCCCTCCCACCCCGCCAGAAGCAGCAGCGGCAGCAGGATCGCGGCGATGCGGGCCATCATTCCGCCGCCTCCGCCCGCAGGACGCCGGCCGCGCCGTCCATGGCGTGGCGCAGTTCGCGGCACAGCGCGTTGAACCGCGGGTCATAGCGCAGATCGCGCGGGCGCGGGCGCGGCAGGTCGATGGAGACGCTGTGGCGCAGCCGCCCGTCCGCCATCACCGCCACGCGGTCGCCCAGATAGACCGCCTCGGCGATGTCGTGGGTGACGAACAGCGCGGTGGTGCCGCGCTGCGCGCACAGCCGCAGCAGATCCTCCTGCAACTCCTCGCGCGTGAGGGCATCCAGAGCGGCGAAGGGCTCGTCGAGCAGAAGCAGCGCCGGATCGGCGATCAGCGCGCGGGCCAGCGCCACCCGGCTCTGCTGGCCGCCCGACAGCGCCCGCGGTCCCCGCCCCGACAGCCCCGCCAGCCCGATCCGCTCCAGCAGATCCAGCGCGCGGGCGCGGTCCTCGGCGGTGGCGCGGCGGTGCAGCGTCACCGGCAGCAGCACATTGTCGAGCACCGTCAGCCATTCCAGCAGCGTCGGCGCCTGGAAGACGAAGCCCACCGCATCGCCCGGCCCGCGCACCGCCGCGCCGTCCAGCCGCACCCGTCCGGCGGCGGGGGCGAGCAGCCCGGCGGCCAGCTTCAGCAGCGTGGTCTTGCCGCAGCCGCTGCGCCCCAGCAGGCAATGAACGGCACCCCGGCCGACCGCCCAGTCGACGCCGTCGACGATGGCGGCGGCGCCGTAATCGAAGCGCACGCCCTCGAAACTCAGGAAGGCCGGCGGTTCAGTCGGCATAGCGGGCCAATCCCTCCGCCAGCGCTTCCGCCGACCGTTCGATCTCCGTCACCGTCACCAGATCCAGCAGGTTGAACCGGCCGTCATGGTGCCAGCCCGCCTCCGGCGCGGTCATGGCGCCGAGCGCGCAGAGCCGCGTCACTCCCGCCGCCCCCAGCGGCCCGGCCAGCCGGAACAGCTCCTCCGGCGGCGCGGCGATGCCCGCGGTCTGCAGCACGGCGCGGTGCGGGGCGACGCGGCCCGCCACCTCGGCCAGATCGTCCACCGCGACCACGGCGATCGTCCGGTTCAGCGCGGTCGGCACCAGACCGTCCGGCGCGTCGGTGCAGGACACGCACCAGCCGCCCGCCGGGTCCGACAGCAGCAGATGGCCGGATCCGTCGAGGCCGCGCAACGCCTGCCCGTCGCGCCAGCCGGCGACCTCCCCGGCCTCCGCCATCGACAGGGCGCGGCGCGGGTGCTTGCGCGCCTGCGCCGCCAGTTCATGGGCGAGCATGGCGGCGAAATCCTGCGGCGACAGCCGGCCGCCGCGCTCGACGAACAGGGTCTGCGGCGAATAGCAGCCCTGCTGGTCGTAGCGGGCGATGTCATGGGCGGCCAGCCGCGCCGTCTCCGCCGCCCGCCGCGGGTCCAGGGCGGCGCGCGACACCAGCGCGAAGCTGATCTTGTGGCCGTAGGGCAGGAAGCGGGTGGTCACCGGCACCCGGTCGCGGATCGCCGCCAGCGCCGCGTTGCCGCCATAGGCGACCACCGTGTCGGCCCGGGCCAGCCAAGCCCGCTCCGCCGCCGCGTCGCCGCCCTTCCACCACACCACGGCCAGACACTCGCCCAGCCGTGGGTCGATCTCCGCCAGCAACTGCGCGAACCAGCCCGCGAACAGCGGCTCGGCGCTGGGCAGCTTGCCGACCGTGCCGGATTTCACCAGCAGGCCCGAGATCAGGCTCCACAGCGGCAGCCCCGGCACATTGCCCGCCCAGACATGCAGCAGCAGGTCGGGGCCGAAGGCGCGGGTGAAGCCGCCCTTGGGCGCCGGCTGGAACTCGTCCAGCACCAGCGGGTTGGCGAAATCCTCCGCCAGGAAGCGGCGCAGCTCATGCGCGCGGAAGGTCTTCAGATAGCCGGTCAGCCCCAGCCTGACCATCTCGGGATCATAGCCGGTGACGGCGGGCAACAGCCGCTCCGCCCGGCGGCGCCAGGGATCCTCGCGGTCGAGCAGCCGTTGCACCGCCGCGTCGATCACCGCGACGACGTGCGCCGTCGGCAGCGTCTTCAGATAGCCGCGCGCCGCCGCCCGGACCGTCGCGGCGACCCGCTCCACCTGCCCGGCATCCAGCACCGGCACCGCCACGCGCAGCGCCGCATCGCCCGACCCGAAGGTCAGCACGCGCCGCTCCACCGCGTCCGGCGGCAGGCCGGGCAGATGGCCGGCCGGTTCCGGTTCGTCGCCGAAGGCCAAGGCCGCGCTCCCCCCTCAACCGCGCGCGGCGGCGAGGAAATCCTCCACCGCCAGCGAGCAGCCCTTGGCCTGCGCCCCGGCGACGCGGCCGAGCAGGCGGAATCCGCCCTCCTCCAGGATGCCGGCATCCTCGGTCAGGATGGCGGCGACGGAGTTGACATGGGCCAGATCATGGTGGACCAGCACGCCCATGCTGCCGGGCGGCACGTCCCGGCCGGACAACGGATCGACGACGCGGCTGCGGATCCAGTGCGGCCCGGATTTCAGCGACGGGCAGACAGCGTTGCCGTCGTCGTAGAACTGGGTGCTCAGCTCCGTCATGCCGTACATGTTGATGCAGAGCCGGCGCGGCACGCCGAAGAACTCGGCCAGCCGGCCGTAGAACTCGTCAGGCTCCAGTTCCCGCGACTGGCCCTTGAAACCGCCGGTGTCGAGGATGCGGCTCCCTTCCGGCAGGGAGAAGCGGCGGCCGTCGCGCGCCATGGCGTCCATCAGATGCACGAAGCCATAGCTGGCGCCCAGCAGGGCGAAGGGCTGCCCCGACCGTTCTGCGGCGTCCAGCCGGTCATAGAGCCCGGCGGTGTCGATGCCCGCCTCGCCGATCCAATGGCGGCTGTCCGGCGTGCCGCATTCCGCCCGCGCCAGCTCCAGGTAATGGGCGAGCGAGGAGTTCGGCATCGCCGTCTCGGTCGGAAACAGGATGCCCATCGCCATCCGCCCCTCTCCCGGCATGAAGCGGCGGCGGAAGTTGAGCAGCATGGAGCGATCGTAGACCGTCAAAGTCGCGTGGTGGATCTGCCCGCGGATGCCGCCCTTGGTGGTGCCGCTGGTCATGAAGATGCGGACGGACTCCTCCGCCGGGCGGCAGCTGAGCGTCAGATCCTTGAAGGCGTTGATCGGCACCGCCGGGATGTCGCGCCAGCTCCTGACCCCGCGCGGCGTCCGGCCGCGCTGCATGGCGAAGCGGCGATAGGGCTGGTTGTGCTCGAACTGATGGGCGAAGACCGCCAGCGCCAGGGCATTGAAGGCCTCGTCGGCCGCCGCCCCGGTTCCGATGTCGGCCTCCATGAAGGCCAGAACCCTGTCGTAGATCATGCTGTCGTCGATCGCGCTCACCGCACCCTCCCCGCCCCGTTCTCTCCAAGCGGCACCGACCGGTGGAGCAACAAACGAATCCGGGACAAGCCTGTGGGGTATGGATCTGCGCGTCGGCCTCGAAGGCCTTCTCGTCCCGCATCCCTACGCCGGCATGACCCGGATCAGGTTCGAAGGGTTGCCGCGTCGCCCGGACGCGAAGGACCGGGCCGGCGGGTGTCTCAGCCTCCTTGACGAGGCTCCCCTGGGAACGGGATGGAGCCTAGAAGACCATCGCGCCGTCTGTCAACGGCGGGGATGCCGGCATTGCGGACAGCGGAAAGTGCGGCGCGGACCGGCGCCGATCGATAAAAGCAGGACAGGTGTGGAGCGGCTCACATCCCGGAATCCGGGGCTTGGGTAGGGTCTGTCCATCGGCAACACGCCGCATCCCGCGGCCCCAAGACAGGAGACCAGATCATGATCCGCACCTCCCTGCTGACCGGCTTCGCCTCGCTCGCCCTGTTCGCCGCCCCGGCGATGGCCCAGAACATCTCCGACATCTCCAACACCGCGGCCGGGATCGGCAACACCGCCAACCAGAGCGCGCTGGTCATGCAGAAGTCCAAGGGCTCCTTCGCCGGTCCGAACGTCGCCACCGTCACCAACCTCGCCGCCGGCATCGGCAACACCGCCAGCCAGGACGCCTTCGTGAAGCAGCGCAGCGGCGGCGTGTTCGGCGGCGGGTCGATGGCGACGGTCGGCAACACCGCCGCGGGCATCGGCAACCACGCCGGCCAGCAGGCGACGGTGATGCAGAGGAGCGGCGGCCTGCTGAGCGGCGGCTCGGTCGCCAATATCGGCAACACGGCGGCCGGCATCGGCAACACCGCCCTGCAGCACGGCACCGTGCTCCAGCGTTCGGGCGGGCTGGTCGGCCCCTTCAACCACAGTTCCATGCAGAACCTGTCCGCCGGCACCGGCAACTGGGCGGGACAGAGCGCCCTCGTCAAGCAGCGCTGACCGCCTTCCCCCACCCGGCTTCCTCCCCCGACCTCGCTCCGGCCGGCATCCGGCCGGAGCGTTCCTTTGTCCGGTCCCGCCCGCCGGAGCTTTTCGAGGAAAACGCCCGCAGTTGTGGGGCAGCTCACAGAGCCGTTTCAGGCATTTGGGCAAGATTTCCTCGACAACGCCGGGCAACAAGGCCGGTCAAGAAAGCCGAGGCGCGGAAGCCCGAATCCTCCCCCCCACCGAAGGAACTCCCGCCATGATCCGCAAAATCGCTCTCGGTACCCTCGCCGCCGCCCTGCTCGCGACACCCGCCCTGGCGCAGCCCAGGACCGGTGCGGGCACCGGCATGCCGTCGATGATGGCGGTGCCCGGTCTGGTCAGCACCAACGTAGCCAACGCCACCAATGTCGGCGCCGGCATCGGCAATTCGGCGCAGCAGCAGGGCACCGTTCTCCAGGGCGGCGCCCCCATCTACGGTGTCGGCCCGCTGGTCAGCACCAATGTCGGCACCGCCACCAACGTCGCGGCCGGGATCGGCAACACGGCCGGCCAGAAGCTGCTCGGCATACAGGGCAATGGCGTTCAAGTCGGGCTGAACTTCAGCGGCCGCGGCCCCCTGGTCAGTACCAATGTCGGGGTCGGCACCAACGTCACCGCCGGCCTCGGCAACAGCGCCGCCCAGTCGCTGACCGGCCTTCGCCGCTGAGCCGCCCCCTGCCCACCTCTTTCGTCCGGGAGGCCACCGATGGCGAAGTTCCCGATGATCCTGACACTCGTCGCACCCGCCCTTCTGTACGCGGCCTCGACCGTCCCGGCGCAGGCCGTCTCCCTCGCCTGCCAGACGGTCAACGGCAAGACCGTCTGCATGCGGGGCTCCGGGACGCTGAACTGCGTGACGCAGGACGGCCGGACCCGCTGTTCCGCCACGCCGTCCGACCAGCAGTCGGAAGCCGTTCCCGATACGGACATCCCACTGCTCCCCCGTCCCGTCCCACCGGAGCAGCGCGGCTTTTCCGATCACCGCGACTTCCCCTTCGGCCATCAGGCCCGCTCGCTGGATTGGGACGACGAAGAAGAGCCCTACCCCTGACTGATCCCGACCGAACCGGAGACACCGCCATGACCCGCCTTCTGACCCTGTCGCTGACGCTCGCCACCCTCGCCGCGGCGCCGGCCTTCGCCGCGACGCCGACCATGTCCCACACGCGGGCAACCACCCTCGGCCCGGTCATCCTCCAGCCCTCCCCCGGCATCCCGAAGCCGCAGCCCTGCCTGACCTGCGGCACGAAGGTTCTGCCGGGCCTCACGCCCGGCCCCACCTACGGCGGCGAGCGCGCCCTGAATCCTCAGCCGCTGCCGCCCAAGGCGATCCTCCGCTGACCGTGGGGTTTCCCATCCCCTCATCGCAAAAAGGGCGACCGGCCGGCGCCGGCCGCTCTTTTCGTGTTCGGCCCGCACACGAACGGAGCGGATGCGCTGCCAACGACGTACCGCCCTTGACGGTGCGGGACGGATCGGCTGACGGCGTACCATGCCCCGGTTAGAGGACCGGCCCGCGATGTCAGCCAGGGGGCAGCCATGACCGCGATACGGATCAACTTCGACAAGGATCTCGTCCTCGCCGGGCATTTCCTGCTCAAGCATCTGGAGCGCGAGGAACGCCACCGGCTGGCGGCCGCCGCAAGGCTGTCGCACCACCCGCGCGGCGCCATGATCTTCCAGAAGGGCGATCCCGGCGACAGCATGATGGCGGTCATCCGCGGCCGGGTGAAGATCTGCTGCCATTCCATGGACGGCAAGGAACTGGTGCTGAGCATCATCAACAAGGGCGGCCTGTTCGGCGAGATCGCCCTGCTGGACGGCGAGCCGCGCACCGCCGACGCGGTGGCGCTGGAGGAAACCGACCTGCTGGTCC of the Azospirillum ramasamyi genome contains:
- a CDS encoding acyl-CoA reductase, with the protein product MAFGDEPEPAGHLPGLPPDAVERRVLTFGSGDAALRVAVPVLDAGQVERVAATVRAAARGYLKTLPTAHVVAVIDAAVQRLLDREDPWRRRAERLLPAVTGYDPEMVRLGLTGYLKTFRAHELRRFLAEDFANPLVLDEFQPAPKGGFTRAFGPDLLLHVWAGNVPGLPLWSLISGLLVKSGTVGKLPSAEPLFAGWFAQLLAEIDPRLGECLAVVWWKGGDAAAERAWLARADTVVAYGGNAALAAIRDRVPVTTRFLPYGHKISFALVSRAALDPRRAAETARLAAHDIARYDQQGCYSPQTLFVERGGRLSPQDFAAMLAHELAAQARKHPRRALSMAEAGEVAGWRDGQALRGLDGSGHLLLSDPAGGWCVSCTDAPDGLVPTALNRTIAVVAVDDLAEVAGRVAPHRAVLQTAGIAAPPEELFRLAGPLGAAGVTRLCALGAMTAPEAGWHHDGRFNLLDLVTVTEIERSAEALAEGLARYAD
- a CDS encoding ABC transporter ATP-binding protein yields the protein MPTEPPAFLSFEGVRFDYGAAAIVDGVDWAVGRGAVHCLLGRSGCGKTTLLKLAAGLLAPAAGRVRLDGAAVRGPGDAVGFVFQAPTLLEWLTVLDNVLLPVTLHRRATAEDRARALDLLERIGLAGLSGRGPRALSGGQQSRVALARALIADPALLLLDEPFAALDALTREELQEDLLRLCAQRGTTALFVTHDIAEAVYLGDRVAVMADGRLRHSVSIDLPRPRPRDLRYDPRFNALCRELRHAMDGAAGVLRAEAAE
- a CDS encoding long-chain fatty acid--CoA ligase; amino-acid sequence: MIYDRVLAFMEADIGTGAAADEAFNALALAVFAHQFEHNQPYRRFAMQRGRTPRGVRSWRDIPAVPINAFKDLTLSCRPAEESVRIFMTSGTTKGGIRGQIHHATLTVYDRSMLLNFRRRFMPGEGRMAMGILFPTETAMPNSSLAHYLELARAECGTPDSRHWIGEAGIDTAGLYDRLDAAERSGQPFALLGASYGFVHLMDAMARDGRRFSLPEGSRILDTGGFKGQSRELEPDEFYGRLAEFFGVPRRLCINMYGMTELSTQFYDDGNAVCPSLKSGPHWIRSRVVDPLSGRDVPPGSMGVLVHHDLAHVNSVAAILTEDAGILEEGGFRLLGRVAGAQAKGCSLAVEDFLAAARG